The following proteins come from a genomic window of Alicyclobacillus dauci:
- a CDS encoding flavin reductase family protein: MALDTTAFRHALAHFGSGVTVVTMAHNGERSGLTVSAFCSLSLNPPYILVCIDKSSNTLGLVRAAKCFAVNILSEEQITLSNHFASKLPDKLDSIPFRDGTLGSPLLDGALANLECRLANEVDGGDHMILFGEVMETHVDESKSPLLYFTGHYGKFHSI, translated from the coding sequence ATGGCTTTAGATACGACAGCATTTCGACATGCCCTCGCTCACTTTGGAAGTGGTGTGACAGTCGTTACGATGGCCCACAATGGTGAACGCTCAGGTCTGACCGTGTCAGCCTTTTGCTCACTGTCGTTGAATCCACCGTACATTTTGGTTTGTATTGATAAAAGCTCGAACACCCTTGGTCTGGTTCGCGCTGCAAAATGTTTTGCAGTGAACATCCTCAGTGAGGAGCAAATAACATTATCCAATCATTTTGCTAGCAAATTGCCAGATAAGTTGGACAGCATCCCATTTCGAGATGGCACACTAGGAAGCCCATTGTTGGATGGAGCCCTGGCCAACTTGGAATGCCGGTTGGCCAATGAAGTCGATGGTGGTGACCACATGATTCTTTTTGGTGAAGTCATGGAAACGCATGTTGACGAATCAAAGTCGCCTTTGTTGTATTTTACCGGCCATTATGGCAAGTTTCATTCTATTTAA
- the pstB gene encoding phosphate ABC transporter ATP-binding protein PstB, protein MGKSMSVRNLNAWYGTQHTLKDINIDLEAKMATAIIGPSGCGKSTFIRCLNRMHETAPYAKVQGEVTLGDENIYSLDPVDVRRVVGMVFQKANPFPTMSIFDNVAIGLRLGGIRRQAELRERVEKSLQMAALWDEVKDRLSKPATALSGGQQQRLCIARALAVEPDVLLMDEPASALDPISTMRVEELVVQLKNDYTVVIVTHNMQQAARIADKTAFFLQGELIEFGDTTKIFTKPTDSRTEDYITGRFG, encoded by the coding sequence ATGGGTAAATCTATGTCCGTACGCAATCTGAATGCGTGGTATGGGACACAACATACATTGAAGGACATTAACATTGATTTGGAGGCCAAAATGGCAACCGCAATTATCGGACCTTCCGGTTGCGGTAAATCGACATTCATTCGGTGCTTAAACCGGATGCACGAAACGGCCCCCTATGCGAAAGTGCAAGGTGAAGTTACTCTCGGCGATGAGAACATTTACAGCTTGGACCCGGTTGACGTTCGGCGTGTCGTTGGAATGGTGTTTCAAAAGGCAAATCCGTTTCCAACCATGTCGATTTTCGATAACGTTGCAATTGGTCTTCGCCTAGGCGGAATCCGTCGGCAAGCTGAACTTCGCGAACGCGTTGAGAAAAGTCTCCAAATGGCAGCACTATGGGACGAAGTGAAAGATAGGCTGAGTAAGCCAGCAACTGCACTGTCTGGTGGGCAACAGCAACGCTTGTGCATCGCGCGCGCACTAGCCGTGGAACCCGACGTACTGTTAATGGACGAGCCAGCATCTGCCCTTGACCCAATCTCGACAATGCGTGTCGAGGAACTCGTCGTACAATTAAAAAACGATTATACAGTCGTGATCGTCACGCATAATATGCAACAAGCAGCTCGTATTGCCGACAAGACTGCATTCTTTTTACAGGGCGAGTTGATTGAGTTTGGCGATACGACGAAGATCTTTACAAAGCCAACAGACAGCCGTACAGAAGATTACATCACTGGTCGGTTCGGCTAA
- a CDS encoding C40 family peptidase, translating into MRFKLLIGLSTATAAMGLSLSTVYAGTVQYTVRSGDSLYNIAQKYHTSVSSIKSLNHLTSNLIHPGQHLVVSGSSSTSSGSAKSVSYHVVAKSPPKSSTYTVKSGDTLWSISQRFGVSVSSLEKNNGLSSKSVLHVGQHLSVSGAAHTSLSSRAGMPDASLASGAQGYAVAQFAEKFNGVPYQWGGTSPSGFDCSGFVQYVYSRFGTNLPRTSYDQFGSGTSVSQSDLQPGDIVFFDTYGGGASHDGIYVGGGQFINAASRKVEIDSMSSGYWASHYIGARRI; encoded by the coding sequence GTGCGTTTCAAGTTACTGATTGGTCTGTCGACAGCAACTGCCGCGATGGGTTTATCCCTCTCAACAGTGTATGCCGGAACCGTTCAATACACCGTTCGCAGTGGAGATAGCCTCTACAACATTGCTCAGAAATACCACACTTCCGTTTCGTCTATCAAATCATTGAATCACCTGACATCTAATTTGATTCATCCCGGACAGCATCTCGTCGTCTCCGGTAGTAGTAGCACATCGTCCGGTTCTGCCAAGTCTGTCTCTTACCACGTTGTGGCAAAATCCCCCCCCAAATCCTCAACCTACACCGTTAAATCGGGTGATACCCTGTGGTCAATCAGCCAAAGGTTCGGTGTCTCCGTTTCAAGCCTTGAAAAGAACAATGGTCTATCGTCGAAGAGTGTGCTTCACGTAGGTCAGCATCTGTCCGTTTCTGGAGCAGCGCACACGTCTCTGAGCAGTCGTGCCGGCATGCCGGATGCGTCATTAGCCTCTGGAGCTCAGGGATACGCGGTCGCTCAATTTGCCGAAAAGTTTAACGGTGTTCCGTACCAATGGGGCGGAACGTCACCCAGTGGCTTTGACTGTTCAGGTTTTGTACAGTATGTATACTCTCGATTTGGCACAAATCTCCCGCGGACGAGCTATGATCAGTTCGGTTCAGGTACGAGTGTTTCTCAGTCCGACCTGCAGCCCGGGGATATTGTTTTCTTCGATACCTATGGCGGTGGAGCATCCCACGATGGTATATATGTCGGCGGAGGTCAGTTTATTAACGCCGCAAGCCGCAAAGTTGAAATTGACAGTATGTCGAGTGGTTACTGGGCGTCGCACTACATTGGAGCACGTCGAATCTGA
- a CDS encoding copper resistance CopC/CopD family protein, producing the protein MLRMLKGWAKTYIWVAAIILSMFVLPPTVSAHAYVVQSTPSTNQTFQTAPVKVDVQFDESVQLGPQGLTVTDEDGHRVDNHNGHLVSTDPHEIECTLPSHLNKGVYTVHWQVLSSDGHMVEGTIPFGVQVDVKSMHLGATQSGYTPGPAMIVDRVCFYLSMCLVIGLSVFFRFLWPESAGQQYRGRRLAMLIVSWVGLVVSTGFSLPVQTAISWSVHGMAAFQAKYLLRTMNLTLFGDIWVIQMLLLIVFPPIIGALVGTGVRYRWWWMATPMLGIPVTKAFVGHAMVQSPPTVPIIADIIHLFAASVWLGGMVGVILLMSGGSRPRSGLEANDLAETVRKFSVVAGSCVLVLGGTGFYAALLNVPTWTALWSTSYGRSLAIKIALYLLMVLLAAVHWTRRKRIGIGSFRNLVASELLVGVLLLGVTSVLTNLPTAAIAPGPVHASQMSNKTRIGLDITPNRVGNNQFEVTIMDANGQPVTDIQQVTLSFSSASVSEGADDVRLKPLAPGKYGTSGLYLSGGGRWTVDVHVLTTQFTDLDEKFSITVGQ; encoded by the coding sequence ATGCTCCGAATGTTAAAGGGATGGGCGAAAACATACATCTGGGTCGCGGCCATCATTCTATCAATGTTTGTTCTGCCACCAACCGTATCAGCCCATGCCTACGTCGTACAGTCTACACCGTCTACGAACCAAACATTCCAAACAGCCCCCGTAAAGGTTGACGTCCAGTTTGACGAGTCCGTTCAACTCGGTCCCCAAGGTCTTACCGTCACTGACGAAGATGGCCACCGAGTAGATAATCATAACGGGCACTTGGTGTCTACTGATCCACACGAAATCGAGTGCACGCTGCCTTCGCACCTGAACAAGGGTGTTTATACCGTACATTGGCAGGTTCTATCCTCCGACGGGCACATGGTGGAGGGAACCATTCCTTTTGGAGTTCAAGTGGACGTGAAGTCCATGCACTTGGGTGCTACGCAGTCCGGGTACACGCCGGGACCCGCAATGATTGTCGATAGAGTGTGTTTCTACCTAAGCATGTGCCTTGTCATTGGCCTGTCTGTGTTTTTTAGGTTTCTATGGCCTGAATCGGCGGGACAGCAGTACCGCGGTCGCCGTTTGGCGATGCTCATTGTGAGTTGGGTTGGTTTAGTCGTCAGCACAGGATTCAGCCTACCAGTGCAAACGGCAATCTCGTGGAGTGTTCATGGCATGGCAGCATTTCAGGCCAAGTACCTCCTGCGTACCATGAACCTCACTCTTTTTGGCGATATCTGGGTCATTCAGATGCTTCTATTGATCGTGTTTCCACCGATTATTGGCGCCCTTGTTGGCACCGGGGTGCGGTATCGGTGGTGGTGGATGGCCACTCCTATGTTGGGAATCCCTGTCACCAAGGCGTTTGTTGGACATGCCATGGTACAGTCACCGCCAACCGTGCCTATTATCGCTGACATCATACATCTCTTCGCAGCGTCTGTGTGGTTGGGGGGGATGGTCGGTGTAATTCTGCTCATGTCCGGTGGATCGAGGCCGCGAAGCGGACTTGAGGCCAACGACTTAGCAGAAACCGTTCGCAAGTTTTCCGTTGTTGCCGGAAGTTGTGTCCTCGTGTTAGGCGGGACTGGCTTTTATGCTGCTCTTCTTAACGTGCCGACGTGGACTGCCTTGTGGTCGACCAGTTACGGACGATCCCTCGCCATCAAAATTGCTCTGTACTTGTTGATGGTCCTTCTTGCCGCCGTCCATTGGACAAGACGCAAGCGAATCGGGATCGGCAGCTTCCGCAACTTAGTTGCATCCGAACTGCTCGTCGGCGTCCTGCTGCTCGGGGTGACTTCGGTACTTACGAATTTACCTACGGCGGCGATCGCACCGGGACCTGTCCATGCAAGCCAGATGTCCAACAAGACGCGGATTGGCCTTGACATCACGCCGAACCGCGTGGGGAACAACCAGTTCGAAGTCACTATCATGGATGCCAATGGGCAACCAGTTACGGACATTCAACAAGTGACATTGTCATTCTCTTCAGCCAGTGTGTCGGAGGGGGCGGATGACGTTCGGCTCAAACCACTAGCTCCAGGGAAGTATGGAACATCCGGATTGTATCTTTCGGGTGGGGGACGGTGGACAGTAGATGTTCACGTGTTAACGACCCAGTTTACCGATCTCGACGAAAAATTCTCTATTACCGTTGGGCAATAA
- a CDS encoding MGDG synthase family glycosyltransferase translates to MRVLLMYASFGDGHLQVANAMAHVLETEHGAEVIRVDSFRQTNGLMARMNEWLYESLTQFAPGLYGMSYTLTRNLSPNHPLWGLLALFSRAASWRELRRHKPDIVVQLFPDHAMARLPKDLEVTPFLATVCTDFAVHSRWFHRNTNLYILPSDVSFQAAKRFLARMTNRDVVVTGLPVREQFMSCQLNSQLPRPTIIVSAGGRGVFPNLREVVRCLLNSFPNHGVSVLCGRNERMREQLEEMATSTGERERLNAVGYTDNIASWIQQADFAVAKAGGISIAECLCSGTPMLFYKPQAGQELGNAIMVEQMGAARVAKSIRQFESIVQSFRGEHLNNMRDACYQHACPSAAVATVTAILSKWEEPQH, encoded by the coding sequence ATGAGAGTCCTTTTAATGTATGCGTCATTCGGGGATGGCCACTTACAGGTCGCAAACGCCATGGCGCATGTGTTGGAGACAGAACATGGCGCCGAAGTCATACGTGTGGACAGCTTCCGGCAAACAAATGGTTTAATGGCCCGGATGAACGAATGGCTATATGAAAGCTTAACGCAGTTCGCACCTGGGCTATATGGAATGAGCTACACACTGACGAGAAATCTGTCTCCAAATCACCCGTTATGGGGTTTATTAGCGCTATTCTCCCGCGCCGCATCCTGGCGTGAGCTGCGGCGGCACAAACCGGATATCGTTGTTCAGTTATTTCCGGATCACGCCATGGCCCGTCTGCCTAAAGACTTGGAGGTAACGCCATTCTTAGCGACTGTCTGCACGGATTTTGCCGTTCACAGCCGCTGGTTTCATCGCAACACAAACCTCTACATACTCCCATCGGATGTCTCCTTTCAAGCGGCTAAACGTTTTTTGGCCCGGATGACCAATCGTGACGTGGTGGTAACAGGACTTCCTGTTCGAGAACAATTTATGTCCTGTCAGTTGAATTCGCAGTTGCCGCGGCCCACAATCATTGTTTCTGCTGGAGGGCGTGGTGTTTTCCCGAATCTACGGGAAGTTGTGCGCTGTCTCCTAAATAGTTTTCCAAATCATGGAGTTTCTGTGCTGTGTGGACGGAATGAACGCATGCGCGAGCAGCTTGAAGAAATGGCAACAAGTACGGGGGAGAGGGAGCGTCTCAACGCCGTCGGGTATACGGACAATATTGCATCTTGGATACAACAAGCGGACTTTGCAGTCGCTAAAGCTGGCGGCATATCAATTGCTGAATGCCTGTGTTCTGGTACGCCTATGCTCTTTTATAAGCCGCAAGCGGGGCAAGAACTGGGCAATGCCATCATGGTAGAGCAAATGGGTGCGGCGCGGGTTGCCAAGTCGATCCGCCAGTTTGAGTCGATTGTACAGTCTTTTCGTGGAGAACATTTGAACAACATGCGGGATGCCTGCTATCAGCATGCGTGCCCAAGCGCAGCCGTAGCAACTGTCACAGCCATCCTGAGCAAGTGGGAGGAGCCGCAACATTAG
- a CDS encoding polysaccharide deacetylase family protein, producing MSWWMLAVAIMLILFIYSGWPVIWTRVFHRSCIRLTNRPNSVSLTFDDGPDPAYTPRLLDVLKEHNVHASFFVLARKAREHPEIIKRMLDEGHDVQIHGFQHWFVPLLHPVATYEQCLGAAKALSARFGTVPLVYRPTWGACNLITLLIMRFSRMRLCTWSVMVGDWRRTEPTELVRRIEKKLGDGSIIVLHDSNDTFGAEDGAADRVILAIPAIVDLVRRKGYHFIRISECV from the coding sequence TTGAGTTGGTGGATGCTTGCAGTTGCAATCATGCTTATTCTATTCATATATAGTGGCTGGCCGGTTATCTGGACCCGCGTCTTTCACCGGTCATGTATCCGTCTGACAAATCGACCGAACTCAGTTTCGCTTACATTCGATGATGGACCTGACCCAGCCTATACGCCGCGATTGCTCGACGTACTCAAGGAGCACAATGTGCATGCTTCCTTTTTCGTCTTAGCACGGAAAGCGAGGGAACATCCTGAGATCATCAAGCGCATGTTGGATGAGGGTCACGATGTCCAGATTCATGGTTTCCAACATTGGTTTGTACCGCTGCTTCACCCGGTAGCGACCTACGAACAGTGCCTGGGTGCGGCGAAGGCCTTGTCGGCCCGTTTCGGGACGGTGCCCCTTGTGTATCGTCCAACATGGGGTGCATGTAACCTTATCACTTTACTTATTATGCGTTTTTCGAGGATGCGCTTGTGTACATGGTCAGTGATGGTAGGGGACTGGCGTCGTACGGAGCCAACCGAGCTGGTTCGGCGGATCGAGAAGAAGTTAGGGGACGGATCGATCATCGTCTTACATGACAGCAATGACACGTTTGGAGCAGAGGACGGGGCTGCGGACAGGGTGATTTTAGCCATTCCGGCCATAGTAGACCTCGTTCGTAGGAAAGGTTATCATTTTATTAGGATTTCCGAGTGTGTTTAG
- a CDS encoding cupredoxin domain-containing protein, with translation MSLKLRILQGVIGLTACATVGACSVPEAAAQARTVKIVIRDNGFAPNQVLGVIHQPIHLVIRNAGHRVHEFAIPEYRIYTRNLGPGETSDVEFSPWQAGSFVMYSDPEADSNPEFSGRFVVVDQK, from the coding sequence ATGAGTTTAAAATTACGGATTCTTCAAGGAGTTATTGGGTTAACGGCATGCGCTACCGTTGGTGCTTGCTCCGTTCCAGAAGCCGCAGCGCAGGCACGAACTGTCAAGATTGTTATACGGGATAACGGATTTGCCCCCAACCAAGTACTGGGTGTCATTCATCAACCGATTCACCTTGTCATTCGTAACGCGGGTCATCGCGTTCACGAATTCGCAATTCCGGAGTACCGAATTTATACAAGGAATCTCGGACCAGGCGAAACATCGGACGTTGAGTTCTCGCCGTGGCAAGCGGGTTCATTTGTCATGTACAGCGACCCCGAAGCAGACAGTAACCCTGAGTTCTCAGGTCGATTCGTCGTCGTTGATCAGAAATAA
- a CDS encoding MGDG synthase family glycosyltransferase, whose protein sequence is MRSVLLLTASFGAGHNQAAYAVQEALRERGATAEVVDYVSLLNPALRSFAKFSLIQGVQKAPGLYGLFYKSMSRIEPDSPLQRYVNHIGITRIQDYIEAFSPDVIASTFPTPMGVVGELRRHGEVNVPNVAIVTDYTAHRQWFHEYADHYFVATSEVKDDLISYGVDADMIDVFGIPLRRKFSADAVRTLRSKRRELVQQFGLSPDFPIVLLMGGGSGVLAEPGDWETFIQDSGMQYLVVCGQNRRMERRFAQLAGPRVRVYGFTSEIDKLMAASDVIVTKPGGLTLTESMAMGIPMILFKPIPGQEVINADFAVRAGVAVRAQHAKEAQQFLSKVQRHPEILERMRKAATQVPVLGAAQNIASRILDLAGNEVRQSATSVPSEVLMT, encoded by the coding sequence TTGCGCAGCGTATTGCTTTTAACCGCGTCATTCGGCGCAGGTCATAATCAAGCAGCTTATGCAGTGCAAGAAGCTCTGAGGGAGAGAGGTGCAACTGCAGAAGTTGTTGACTATGTCAGCCTACTCAACCCTGCACTGCGATCCTTTGCGAAGTTTAGCCTGATTCAAGGCGTTCAAAAGGCGCCGGGTCTGTACGGCTTATTCTACAAATCAATGTCGCGAATTGAGCCGGACTCACCGCTTCAACGCTATGTGAATCATATTGGCATCACGAGAATTCAAGATTATATTGAGGCCTTTTCACCAGATGTCATCGCAAGTACGTTTCCCACCCCGATGGGCGTTGTGGGTGAACTGCGGAGACACGGTGAGGTGAACGTGCCGAATGTCGCGATAGTGACGGATTACACGGCACACCGTCAATGGTTCCACGAGTATGCCGATCACTATTTTGTAGCGACTTCGGAAGTCAAAGACGACTTGATATCTTACGGTGTGGATGCTGATATGATCGATGTTTTCGGCATTCCCTTGCGGCGCAAGTTCAGTGCCGATGCCGTACGAACACTGCGCTCTAAGCGCCGTGAATTGGTTCAACAGTTCGGCCTGTCACCCGATTTTCCAATCGTCCTGCTCATGGGAGGCGGGAGCGGAGTCCTTGCGGAACCAGGTGACTGGGAGACATTTATTCAAGACTCTGGAATGCAATACCTCGTTGTCTGTGGGCAGAACAGGAGAATGGAACGACGATTTGCCCAGTTGGCGGGACCGCGTGTTCGTGTGTACGGGTTCACCAGCGAGATCGATAAACTGATGGCGGCATCAGACGTCATTGTCACAAAACCAGGTGGCTTAACCTTGACGGAATCCATGGCAATGGGTATACCCATGATCTTGTTTAAACCGATTCCGGGCCAGGAAGTAATCAACGCAGATTTTGCTGTTCGAGCTGGCGTGGCCGTGAGAGCTCAACATGCGAAAGAAGCACAGCAGTTTCTTTCGAAAGTGCAACGGCATCCGGAAATTCTGGAAAGAATGAGGAAGGCGGCAACTCAAGTACCCGTATTGGGCGCAGCACAGAACATTGCAAGTCGCATATTGGACCTGGCAGGCAATGAGGTTCGCCAGTCGGCGACGTCGGTTCCATCAGAGGTACTGATGACCTAA
- a CDS encoding YcnI family copper-binding membrane protein has translation MNRIQKFLTGSASAFATLAITTTAFAHVIVTPAQSTVGAWEKYTMRVPCEKTDPTWKIVLKIPNGVEFEQYEPVPGWTVQTQKSGQSGETVTWSTSGTGIQPGQFDEFSFVAKNPTSPTKVAWDAYQYYKDGTIVEWTGDEGSSTPHSFTNILSGQPAAQSAPSSTPSTTTAPVANGLGWTMADTWVLAVSVVSLLLSGLAIGLSLKRNGDE, from the coding sequence ATGAATCGTATTCAAAAGTTCCTCACTGGATCGGCGAGTGCCTTTGCCACACTCGCGATCACGACCACTGCTTTTGCACACGTCATTGTCACACCAGCACAGTCCACAGTCGGGGCATGGGAGAAATATACGATGAGGGTGCCGTGTGAGAAGACTGATCCGACCTGGAAGATCGTACTGAAGATACCGAACGGAGTCGAGTTTGAACAATACGAACCTGTACCGGGTTGGACTGTTCAGACGCAAAAGTCGGGACAAAGCGGAGAAACCGTTACCTGGTCTACATCGGGAACAGGCATTCAACCCGGACAATTTGACGAGTTTTCGTTCGTAGCAAAAAATCCGACCTCTCCGACCAAGGTCGCATGGGATGCGTACCAGTATTATAAGGATGGGACCATCGTGGAATGGACGGGAGACGAGGGGTCCAGTACCCCACATTCGTTTACGAATATCTTGTCGGGCCAGCCCGCAGCGCAAAGTGCACCGTCATCCACCCCGAGTACTACGACTGCGCCGGTGGCAAATGGCCTCGGTTGGACCATGGCTGACACATGGGTTCTCGCGGTCAGTGTTGTATCGCTGTTATTGTCTGGTTTGGCTATCGGTCTTTCATTAAAGAGGAACGGCGACGAGTGA
- a CDS encoding GNAT family N-acetyltransferase, whose amino-acid sequence MADHWYERLENYFPEEELKSVGQMKDLLEDQVAYRKEQTDEYLLMYAEFEDFLFIDYLLVNPKTRGSGIGTKLMNRLKARDKTLLAEVEPASPEDIDTEKRVRFYVKNGFKRADNIEYTRETDDGKTFSMDIYYWSPDRISEEKVLSQMEIVCDEIHNFRARKHYGRIPADPDEVLKWKQ is encoded by the coding sequence ATGGCAGATCATTGGTATGAACGACTGGAGAACTATTTTCCCGAGGAAGAATTAAAAAGCGTAGGGCAAATGAAAGACTTGCTCGAAGACCAGGTAGCCTATCGGAAAGAACAGACTGATGAGTATTTGCTTATGTATGCTGAATTCGAAGATTTCCTGTTCATCGATTATCTGTTGGTCAATCCAAAAACACGTGGGTCAGGAATTGGCACCAAATTGATGAACAGATTGAAGGCACGTGATAAAACACTGCTCGCGGAAGTAGAACCGGCAAGCCCAGAAGACATAGACACGGAAAAGCGAGTTCGGTTTTACGTGAAGAACGGATTCAAGCGAGCCGACAATATAGAGTACACAAGAGAAACTGACGATGGCAAAACCTTCTCAATGGATATTTATTATTGGAGCCCCGACCGCATATCAGAGGAAAAGGTTTTATCACAAATGGAAATCGTCTGTGACGAAATCCACAACTTCCGTGCGAGAAAGCATTATGGTCGGATCCCAGCTGATCCAGATGAAGTATTGAAATGGAAGCAATAG
- a CDS encoding YkoP family protein: MATRAFRFVFDAWESLFHKMFHLEEIEPGVEHLFFIAKRRYFGRPFVVEDVTVKSGDIVIELHMNNSVVERVLTKDENIVRAMVQLIRQARESMPVLAKAIEHEKYERAAALYGITFIHRGIDRFGFHTLPISDGVSKRITTWHLRNVLRILNPHANDIFSTHADVLEPKLVVASKRQIIELFRPVVGGQTLQDPTVPLDGSVNTREQYRIQS, encoded by the coding sequence ATGGCTACACGTGCATTTAGATTCGTATTTGATGCATGGGAATCACTGTTTCACAAGATGTTCCACCTGGAAGAGATAGAACCCGGTGTTGAGCATTTGTTCTTTATTGCCAAGCGGCGTTATTTTGGGCGTCCGTTTGTCGTTGAGGACGTCACTGTGAAATCCGGAGACATCGTCATCGAACTTCACATGAACAACAGTGTCGTCGAGCGGGTGCTGACGAAGGATGAGAATATTGTCCGCGCGATGGTGCAACTAATCCGGCAAGCGCGTGAATCGATGCCGGTGTTGGCGAAAGCGATTGAACATGAGAAATATGAACGAGCAGCGGCACTGTACGGGATCACGTTTATTCACCGTGGGATCGATCGCTTTGGTTTTCACACCCTTCCCATTTCGGACGGGGTATCGAAGCGAATCACTACTTGGCATCTTCGTAACGTATTAAGGATCCTCAATCCGCACGCGAATGACATTTTTAGCACGCACGCGGATGTGTTGGAGCCAAAGCTGGTTGTTGCATCGAAGAGACAGATTATCGAACTGTTTCGTCCCGTTGTGGGAGGTCAAACTTTACAGGATCCGACTGTACCATTGGACGGTTCGGTAAATACAAGGGAGCAGTATCGCATTCAATCATGA
- the phoU gene encoding phosphate signaling complex protein PhoU: protein MQQRQSFDIALKELKLKLLRMGGDVQEAIRIAVSALEKSDSTLAEEVIQNDTKINKLEHEIEDLCIRLIATQQPVATDLRRIVAGMRLSMDLERMGDLAVDIAKSTVRLGGQALLKPLVDIPEMAKIVDEMISEALNAYVNNDAEAAKRLAELDDAVDHRYRKIVEELFNLSAEKPETTSQAMTLAFCGRYLERIGDHATNIGEGVIYIISGERSDLN, encoded by the coding sequence ATGCAACAAAGACAATCGTTTGACATTGCGCTCAAGGAGTTAAAACTCAAGTTGCTGCGTATGGGTGGCGATGTTCAGGAAGCTATCCGAATTGCTGTATCTGCGCTGGAGAAGTCCGATTCGACTCTCGCTGAAGAAGTTATTCAAAATGATACAAAGATCAATAAGCTCGAACATGAGATTGAGGACCTTTGCATTCGGCTCATCGCGACTCAACAACCCGTTGCGACGGATTTACGTCGCATTGTGGCCGGCATGCGTTTGTCAATGGACCTCGAACGAATGGGTGACTTGGCAGTTGATATCGCGAAATCAACTGTGCGCCTAGGTGGACAAGCACTTCTTAAGCCACTCGTCGATATCCCTGAAATGGCGAAGATCGTTGACGAAATGATTTCCGAAGCATTAAATGCGTACGTGAACAACGACGCTGAGGCAGCAAAGCGCCTAGCCGAGCTCGATGACGCTGTGGACCACCGCTACCGCAAGATTGTTGAAGAACTCTTTAATTTAAGTGCGGAGAAACCAGAAACCACATCCCAAGCCATGACGCTTGCCTTTTGCGGACGTTACTTAGAGCGAATTGGGGACCACGCCACAAACATCGGAGAAGGCGTAATCTATATCATCTCAGGTGAGCGTTCCGACTTGAATTAA